The Bicyclus anynana chromosome Z, ilBicAnyn1.1, whole genome shotgun sequence genome window below encodes:
- the LOC112048561 gene encoding uncharacterized protein LOC112048561 codes for MVAEDCIEERDIVEDLNVVEAQAPEVVQDSDDSPDDEDDSLSDPEPPDTESSQEEDDDDIVSSDSEVDNAASNWPLHERCVHGEINNISVPLDRSEVYCRFNEPYHELESLSKYHYREWSEVEHIFMPVIEFAEEMFGDDWSPCSSPCPLCMDS; via the exons ATGGTGGCTGAGGATTGTATAGAAGAGAGAGATATTGTGGAGGATCTGAATGTCGTGGAAGCGCAAGCTCCCGAGGTAGTGCAAGACTCCGATGATTCgcctgatgatgaagatgatagcCTCTCTGATCCTGAACCTCCGGACACAGAAAGTAGCCAAGAGGAAGACGATGACGATATCGTTAGTTCTGATTCGGAGGTCGATAATGCGGCGTCGAACTGGCCATTGCACGAACGCTGCGTGCACGGAGAGattaataat ATTTCTGTCCCTTTGGACAGGAGTGAGGTTTACTGTCGCTTCAATGAACCCTACCATGAACTAGAATCGTTGAGCAAATATCATTACC GGGAGTGGTCCGAGGTTGAACATATCTTCATGCCGGTTATAGAATTCGCTGAAGAAATGTTTGGTGACGACT GGTCTCCATGTTCCAGCCCCTGCCCTTTATGCATGGATTCATAA